ACGCCAGGCCGTTCCTGTCCGGGCGATCCAGAATACTCCGTCCAGCACCAGCCGGGGATGGCGAGGAAGCCGACCCCGTTGCGGTCCCTTCTCGATCACAAACCGCTCGAAGAACGCCCACTCCTCGTCCGACATCAAACCGCGAACCAAGCCACTCTCCCCAGAGAGCAGCCTTGAATCAGCAATCAGCCGATTTGGGAATCCACTTTGTCCACACCGCCTAACTGTCCACCCCTGTCACACTTGTCTGCAATTTTGATGAGAGTGGGCTTCAGCAGCTAGCTTTTGGTTAAACCTGATTGCAGTGCGGTGCGGTAATCCATTATGCATACGGTTTGCAGAGCATAGACGAGGTGAATGGTTGTATGGCATCAATTAGATCGACTGCCTGGCTCGAGTGCGCTGTCACGTAACCAGTATTATGTGGAGCAGAGTTTCTCATGCTAATCGCTGAGGCGGCCATGGGCCAGCCCGGCACGAAGGTCGGCGAGTTGTGTGCCGAACTGGGCAGCACGCGTAACACACTCTATTGCCCCGAGGAGACTAATGGTGTGCTCAGGATCGATGGTACAAGGCTGCTTGGCGGCAAAGCGAGGCCGGCGACGCCGCAGATGAAAGCAATGTCGTGAGCTACCGCGTCTGGGGGCCGGTTCTATCTATCGTTCTTGTCCTGACCTGTTGTGGTGGCTTCCACCAAACTACAGCGCAGTCGGCGCCCGATGCCGCCGTTATCGAAGACTCAAGTAGGCTTCCTGTTGTCATCGGCGGTCGAGACTATTCACTTGACGCGCTGATTGTTCGCCGCCCCGGGACGGACAAATTGCCTGTCGCCCTCATTACACACGGCTCCAGTCTAGGAGACCCCCGCGCGGCAACGACCGAGTGGCTGCGAGGTTGGGCACACGATCTAGCAAATCGTGGCTGGCTCGCCGTTGCGGTCATGCGCCGCGGCTACGGAAATTCGGATGGCAACATCGCCGATGACGCTGGTACATGCAAGGCGCCAGAAGTCGGCCGCTACCTCGACGCACACGGTGATGACCTGGAATCCGCGCTGCGCAGCATCGCGAAACGGCCGGATGCAGATATGAGCCGCGTAGTTGCAATAGGTGACTCTGCCGGAGGTGCTGCGGTCATGGATCTCGCCGCGCGCCCGTCCGTGCGGCTCTCCGCGGTGGTCAACGTCTCGGGTGGTCTTGGCCGCCGCCTGGGGCCATTCCGACCTGATCCGGCCTGCTCGCCTTACGATTCCGACTTGGTGTGGAACTTTGCACGGTTTGGCTCGACGGCTCACATGCCGTCGCTTTGGCTTTATGCAGAGAACGATAGCTGGTTCCGGCCGGGCTTGGTCGGACGCATGCGCGCTGCTTTCACCGGCAGTGGCGGCAACACCCACCTAGTGATGCTGCCGCCGTTTCAGGGGGACGGGCATACGATGTTCTTTGCACCAGGTGGAAGACAACTGCTGTTGCCCGAATTGGACGGCTTCCTCCGCGCGAACGGGCTGCCAACTTGGAACGAGGTAGATTTCGCCCCCCTGCTAGCTCACCTGTCGCCACAAGACCGGGAGAGCGTCGAGGCTTACCTTCGCATGCCGACCGAAAAGGCCCTCGCAGTGGGGTCCGAGTCGGGGGCGTATTGGCGTGAAGGCGAACGCACGATCGGGGATGCCCGAACCAAAGCCTTAGCCTATTGCAGGGAACAAACCAAAACTGAGTGCTCACTCGCGGCGGAAAACTTCGATCCTGTAATTCAACGATATCCTGAGGTGAGGACAGACCACTGAAGTTGTCTTTGACGCACCGCTGAAGCCGACTTTGGTAATAACAGACTGGCCTGCCCCCTGAAAAGTGGTCCTCCGTGAAGTAGGCTTTTGAGCCTTTGGAGGGCCTTTGATGCCGCAGAAGAAGCACAAACCCGAAGAGAGGTGGCTCGGCAAATCTGCACAGCGGGCTGAGTGGATTGTCTGCCTGAAGGCGGCCAGGATGGCTGCGATCAGGAGAGACGATGACGAAGAGACCCAGGCGGAATCACAGCCCTGCCTTCAAGGCGAAGGTGGCGTTGGCGGCTGTGCGTGGCGAGAAGACGCTGGCGGAGTTAGCGCAGCAGTTCGACGTGCATCCCAATCAGATCACGCAGTGGCGCTCGCAGCTTCTGGACGGGGCTGCCGGCGTCTTTGGATCGGAGCCGAGCGCCGCGTCCGCAACGCCGGTGATCGACGTGAAGACACTCCACGCCAAAATCGGGGAGCTGACATTGGCCAACGATTTTTTGGAAGGCGCGCTCGACAAGGCCGGACTGTTGCCGAGCGCAAGACGATGATTGACCGCTCGCATGATCTGCCGGTCGCCCGGCAGGCCCGAGAGCTCGGCATCAGCCGAGGCAGCATCTACTACCTGCCGCGCCCGGTCCCGGCCGCCGATCTCGCGCTGATGCGGCGGATCGACGAGTTGCATCTGGAATATCCCTTCGCCGGCAGTCGCATGCTGCGCGACCTCCTGGCCCGCGAAGGCATCACCGTTGGCCGCCTGCACGTCGCGACGCTGATGAAGCGCATGGCGATCGAGGCGATCTACCGCAGGCCGAACACCTCGAAGCCAGCGCCGGGCCACAAGATCTATCCCTACCTGCTCCGCAAGCTGCCGGTAACGCGGCCGAACCAGGTCTGGGCGATGGATATTACCTACGTGCCGATGGTCCGGGGCTTCGTCTATCTTGCCGCCGTCGTCGATTGGTTCAGCCGGCGGGTGCTGAGCTGGCGGCTTTCTATAACGATGCAGGCGGACTTCTGTATCGAGGCGGTCGAGGAGGCCTTAGCCCGCTTCGGGGCGCCGGACATTTTCAACACAGATCAAGGATCGCAGTTCACGAGCATCGACTTCACGAAAGTCCTGCTGGCCAGGGAGATCAAGATCAGCATGGACGGCAAGGGCGCCTGGCGCGACAACGTCTTTGTCGAGCGGCTTTGGAGGTCGGTCAAATATGAGGAGGTATATCTCCGGGCCTATGAGACGGTAAGCCATGCCCGGGGGTCGATCGGCCGATACCTCGACTTCTACAACGGCAGACGCCCGCACTCGAGCCTGGGCCGGAAAACGCCTGACCATGCCTACTTCAACCAGCCGCTTCTCGCAGCGGCATAAACCCGGCAGACGATCCACTTAACAAGCCGGCGAGGCTGTCCAGACGAACCGAGCCACCTCTCGCCGCAGGTCCTGCTGGCCCATCATAGCTAGAAAGTGGCATCGTTGTGGGAGCATTTATGTCACTGACTAAACTTCTTGTTCCAACCTATAGGAACATGTTGCAAACGCTCGCCGGCCTACTAAAAAGCGGAACAGCAAATGCCCGACCGGGCGGAGGGCCTGCTCGCGGCACGCTTGACACCAGATATGTAGGCGCTGTCACCCCAAATACGCTTTGGCGCCTTATCAAGCCCAAGAGGCTTCATTCAGGTTGCGCGGAGAGATCATTCCTTTGTCGCTTGTTGAAGTGGCCGCCTAAGGACGGAGCGCCGGTGGTGTGCCTGGATCGCTCTTAGAAGCCCGCGCTCGGATTGGCGAGACGATATCGTTTCTGGATGGCCTTGCAAGCGGCTCGCTTGATGCAGGTTCCGGCCTGCCGATCACGATCGAGCTTCCAGAGGGGGGTCGTTTGATATGACCAGCGACGAATACGCGCGAGATTGGGCACTAGCTCAACTCTATTTCCACGTTACCACCGCCTACGCCATCCTGCGGCAGCAAGGCGTCGAGATCGGTAAAGCCGATTACGTGCCTCACATGTTTGCCCATATCGGACAGGGAACTGTGCCATCAGCATAGACGATGAACGACAGCTAAGATGTCGTTTTGCAGACCACCCACCTGCAACATTTGCTGAGGTCCGATAGCTTCCAAATCAGCATTCCCGGAGCCGGACGGCTGCTCTCGACCCATTGCGGACATCCGAACCGGACACTTGAACTGACTAACATGCTGCCGGGCTTGGCTCGATGACCCGGTGCGAAATTCTTGAGTTTCGCACTCCACCGGCATGCCCGTGGAGCTGTCGGGCAGCGCTCGCCCACAAGCCTATCTTGTAATCGTTCTCATGAATGCCACGAGACGGATCACATCATTAGGCACAAGCCGTCCAATTGCTCGGCTTGAATAGACGGCGTTGAGCACGGTTCCATCCGGGGCGAGCACGAAGCCCGTATTCTCAAGGAAATGTTCCCGTACGGGATGGTGGCTTTGATAGGCACCGGTCGCGGCCGCGATCAATTCGATATTGGCGGAGTGACCCACCTTGAAGGTGATCTTATGTTTGGCGATAAATTCCTGGGTCGACGCCTCGTCGTCGACCGAGAAGGCCACGACTTTGATGCCCTCTTTTGTAAGCGCCTCGGTTGCACCAGCAAAAGCCGCCATCTGGTCATTGCAGAATGGGCACCAGTGGCCGCGATACATCAGCAAGACACCGTAGCTGCCGGCAAGATCGTGGGGCAGATTGAGCACACCACCACCTGTGGCGGGGATTTCAAGGTTCGGAAAGATTTGGTCATTCTCGAGCATAGGCATTGAGTTGTCCTTCAACTTAGAAGCAGCGGATGAGCACCACTGCCGCGATCACTAGACCGGCCCCGGCTGTGCGGCCGGTAGCGATTGCTGAGGCAGGCGAACGCGCCAAACTGATTGAGAGCCAGCGAGCACGAGAAAATCCCGGAGAGAAAACAAACGAACATCATCGCCGCGCCGAGCCGCAACCACCGTCATCACGGCGATAATAGAAGCTCCTTGGAGGCCGCCTGTCCAAAGTATTGGCGGTGACGACGCGAAAAACGCCAAAGATGGCGGCGTCAACCGCCAGACGAAGAGCGAGGCGGCCACAAGCATAAGAGAGGTCACTCCCGCCGAAATCGCGGCTGACCACAGTATGGTTTCGACCCATATGATCCCATTTCGGCTATAGCGGAAAAATCGTTGCAGCGGGTGTTCCGAGCAGCTGGGATCGAGTTCGTGAATGGCGAGCAGCCGGGGGTGAGGATCACGGAGCCGACGTGTTCAGATATCGCCCGTACGAATCACTGCTATTTCGGCAGATCCTAGAAGACCGTGCTGCATCGTGGCGCTCGTTAATCTCAATTCGATAGGTTGTGCACCTTGGGAACCAGCGCATGCCGCCGGAAACGGTTTATTTTTCAGCGGCAGCGGCTGGCAATACGCGAAAGCTGATCGCCATCCGATTATAGGCATTCATGAGACTGATCGCGAGCGTCAGGTCGACGAGCTGCTTTTCGGAAAATATTGCCGCCGCTGCCTCATAATCCTTGTCGGATACATGCGTCTCGGCGACACGCGTCACGGATTCGGTAAATGCGAGCGCGGCTTTTTCTTCCTCTGTGAAAAGCGAAGCCGCTTCATGCCACACCGAAACCAGCAGGAGTTTTTCGAGGTCCATGCCATTCTTGAGGAGATCCCGGGAATGCATGTCGATGCAATAGGCACAGCCGTTAATTTGCGACGTTCGCAAGAAGGCCAGGTCGATGATACCGATGTCGAGCCCGCATTTGTGAATGTAGGCATGCACCGAACCCATCGCCTTCAAACCGTCGGGCGCGATCGCATTATAGTCGGGTCTTTGAGACATATCGTCCTCGCTGAGCCACTCGCTGGAGATCGATGGTCCGATCGCACGCCCAGATGGCAGAATGGCGACTCAATTTCGCTAGAAATGTGTAAACGTTCGAGTCGTATCGCGGCATCCTGATTGCGCCATCTGTTTTCGGAGCTTATCGCAGCCTTCTAAAAACCTGTTCCCAATTTGCATTCCCGAAATGACGACGGAAAACAGGAAACTGATCGGTTAGCGTGGGACTCTCACGGCTGACAGACAAAAGCCGCACGTCACCGATAAAGCTCTGTAGCGATTGCAGATGCGGCTGCACCGATTTTTGGGATTTGTCGGTCAGCCCAGCCGGCACCACAAGCTGCACGCCGGCATTCACCATTTCACCGAACTGCGTTTCGGGAACACCCTCTTGCAACGTCAGCAGATGCTTTGCCGGAATACGATTTGCCTCGTTAAATATCTGCCGCCATCAGTCCTTGCAGGTCGTCTTAACCGCCAGCACCCGGAGCTGGTCGGGCGGGAACTAGGCTTCATAATAGGCCGCGATCGACGGAAACAGGAAGGCAGGCGTCTTACCGTCTTCCGATACGGGCTGGTGGGCGAACTGGGTGCCCTCGCACCAGTCGCTCCTCGAGGATGATTTCGCCAGTGTGCAGCTCGAGCGATCGTCCGGACCTGGCCTAGCGTCGTGCAGGAGCGTCTGAGCGCGAGCGATGAAGCCGTCCACCGACGTGAAGCCGGCGGTGATGTTGGGCAGCTCGATAGCCAGCTCGACGCTGCGGAAGATTTCAAATTCGCACTCGCGCCGACGCAACAGGCGGCGATCCGGATAAAGGCTGGCATCGGATCGCAGCTCGACGGCCTTGCGGATGATATCCGCACCGCTTGGAAATTTGGCGCGCCACGCTGCCGGTATCTCGGCATCGTCCAGCCGGCAGCTCGTCCGCGGGACCGGAGTATCTGCAAGCAAAGATGGGAAGACGCCCTGCGACGGCGGCCATATCAACCATTTACCAGGTTCTACCGGGCCAACCCGATCCTCGACAAAATCTTCCTCGGTTTAATGCCGGCATACCCACACATGGTAATCCGGCACGGCCGGCGCGATCGTCGGCCGAAAGGCAAAGACCGTTAGCGCGCCGGTGCTTTCCGGGTCCAGCAGCGCCGAAGTGCCGCCCCCGAACCCGTGCCGTCGCACTTGCTCCAGCATCTCTCGCCGCTCGGATGGCAACACATCAACCTGACCGGGGACTATCTCTGGACCGACGTCGGCATCCCGGATGGGAATCTGCGCGCCCTGCGTCATGCTCTCCGCTCGCCAACCTGACGGACCTTACCGTATCTTTCTGCCCGTTTTATGTAGCGACCCCCAGAAGGCCCACAAGGCGAAAATAGGGGCCGAACTGGCCGACATGATGGTAGCAACCTGGACCATTTCAGTCCCGCGCGATGAAGCGGGCATTGAACTCATCGACGCGCGTCAGGAAAGCCGAACTCTCGCGGCGGCTGCACAATGTGACCTGCGGCGTGCGCGCGTCGGCAGCAACGGTGACGGCATGTGCGATAGTATCGAGACAATCCAGGTGGCCCGTCGAGGTGCGATTATGGCGGATGACGGCCGAGAACCGGCAAGGCCGTTATGGAGAGGATGGATGCGGCTAGTGGATGCGTGTGAGGGCCTGCGAGGCATAGACCTGCAATTGTGATGTCTTCAGTCGGGTCAGGACCCGTTGGTGTGAGACGAGTGATCTGCTTCAGGCCCTGCGAAGGAACCGCGGATGAGCGACCTGTACTGGTCGACGGATCAGCAGATGGCGCGCCTGCGGCCGCACCCGCTACGATGGCTAACGGTCTTCCTCTCCGCCATCGCATCGCCCCACTGTCAGCTTCCGGCTTTGATCAGCGAGCCGTGAGCGTAAGGTGCTGGTGGGAGGACGGTGCCCGTCGCGGCCGTGCAGGTGGCGATCACCGTAGGGGCAGCCGGCGGGGGCGCCATCTACGCGCTCACAGGCGTCGCCGGCTTCTTCGTAACAGGCGGCGCCTTGATGCTGGTGACCTCGCTGGTCGTCTTCACCGGCCTGTTCGGCAGGAGCCGAGCCTGACCTGGAGGTTAATCCGCGCGGCTCCACTGGCTGACCACTCGGATCGCGGAAGCCCCGCATGGTTGGACACAATTCTAGGCGGTGTGGACAAAGTGGATTCCCAAATCGGCTGATTGCTGATTCAAGGCTGCTCTCTGGGGAGAGTGGCTTGGTTCGCGGTTTGATATCGGACGAGGAGTGGGCGTTCTTCGAGCGGTTTGTGATCGAGAAGGGACCGCAACGGGGTCGGCTTCCTCGCCATCCCCGGCTGGTGCTGGACGGAGTATTCTGGATCGCCCGGACAGGAACGGCCTGGCGTGACCTGCACAGCTATTTCGGCAAGTGGAACACAGTCTATCGGCAGTTCCGGCGCTGGACGCTTGCTGGGATTTGGGACGTGATGCTGGAGGCATTAAACGAGACTGGCGCAGGACAGAACAGCGTTCAGATGATCGATTCCACTGTCATCCGGGCCCATCAGCACGCCGTAGGCGCGCTAAAAAAGGGGATGTGGACCAGGGTCTTGGCCGTTCTTGTGGTGGCTTCTCGACCAAGATCCATCTCCGCAGCAACGCCTTGGGCCTCCCCGTCGCGATCACCTTGAGCGGCGGTCAGGTCTCCGATGTGAAAGGCTATAGGCCCGTCATGGACGAACCTGGCCACAACCCCGCGTGCTGCTCGCCGAAAAGGGATACGACGCCGACTTCATCCGCCACGACCTGGCAGCCAGGGACGTCGCCGCCGTCATCCCCGCCAAGCGCAACCGTAAGGTCCAGCCCGTTATCGACAGTCACATCTATGCCCTGAGAAATACGGTCGAGCGCTGCTTCGCAAAGCTCAAACACAGCCGACGATTGGCGACACGATACGACAAGACAGCCGACAGCTTCCTCGACTTCGTCCTCGTCGCTTCAATCCGCTTGTGGGTCAGGCACTTTGTCAACACCGCCTAGAAATGTTTCCGTTGTTCTCTGGCTGGGCTTTCATTCGATGTACGCGTCCGGTGAGGGCCGCCTTGCGGGACTGACGGCAGATTATCGAGAACTGTGCGTATGGACAGTCATACGCACAGGACCTTGGAGCGGCTTGAGATCGTCGAGATGGCCGGCGGCGGCGCTGGTCTGAGGCCGAGAGGCTCGGATCGTGCTGGAGAGCATGGTCGGCCCGCGGCTCGTTTCGGCGACGGCTCGCCGTCACGGGATATCCCGAGGTCTGCTGCTGACGTAGCGGCGTGCTTTTCGACCTGAGCAGGTCGAGACGGGCCTGCCGGCTGGCTTCGTGCCCATGGTTGTGGCGACGGAGGCGCCCGGCACGACAAGGCCGCGTCCAATGAAGGCTCACCGTGATGGTGACGGTCGCATCGAGATCGTGGTGTCGAAGGGCCGGCGGATCATCGTCGACGCGGATGTTGATCCTGACGCGCTGTCGCGGATCCTGGACGTCCTGGAGCGGCGATGATCCCGATCCCGGCGGGGGTGCGCGTATGGCTAGCCACCGGGCACACGCATATGCGGAAGGGGTTCTCCAGCCTGGCGCTCATCGTTCAGGAGGTTTTAAAGTGCGACCCGCATGCTCTAGACGTTCGCTTTGCTGATCGATCAGCGGATATTCGCACAGCTTTTTCACCAGCCAAGGCACTAAACTTGCTCGCTGCTCATGCAGGTGTAGATATCTTGAGTTTCCAACGTTGGCTCTAGAGCGGCTTCGTTTGGTGCGAAACTCTGGCAGACCGTCTGAAAACTCTTTGGATGAATGATGGTTTGCGCTGTTCAGTGCCGGAACTCTGTCGGCGACGAGATTTTCCGGATTTCGATGTCCAACGAGCCTGAGAAGGCATGATTGGATGCCTTTTCGCCCCTGTCTGGTTCAAAAAATGCGTGTGGTGGCCTATCATGCCCTGACAGCGGCGATCAGGCCCGCAACGCCGACAAGAGTGATGGCTCTTTTGATGTTGTAGGCGAGCGCCGTCAGGCTGAACTCCCCTCGAACGTTTTCCAGGCGCCGCATCAGGAACGCGCCCTGATACATCCATTGTTTTATGGTGCCGAACGGATGTTCGACGCTTTCGCGCCGTTGGTTCAGGATGTCGGGCCGATCGGTAAGACGCGCTGCCATGCGGTCGAGCACCGCCTCGTTCTCAAGGCGCGACACGCGACGGAAGCTTCTGGTGCAGCGTTTGCGCAGGCTGCACGCCTTGCAGGCGTCGCGGTTGACGTAGTCGATCTTCACATTGTCGCGGGATTTGCCAAAGTGACGGGGCGAGAGCACCTGGTCTGCGGGGCAAAGGTAAATGTCCTTGCCTGGATCATAGCGGAATTGCTCTTTGGAGAAGAAACCCTCGGCCACGGCCGGACCGCGGATCGGCTTGGGTACAAAAGCAGTGATCCCGGCTTTCTCGCAGGCTTCGATGTCCTCGATCTTGAAGTAGCCACGGTCCGCCACCGCCTCGATTTTGTCGACGCCGAGCGTGTCCATCGCCGCCTCGACCGTCGGCGCAAGAAGCCCCATGTCGAGGACGTGATTGCTGACCTCCTGCTCGGCGATCAGCTTATGCTTTACATCAACGGCAAGCTGGATGTTGTAGCCGACGCCGACCTTGGTCATGCGCGCCATGGCACGGGCATCCGGATCGGTCAGCGAGATCTGGTCCTCGCCGGTCTTGTCCAGTTCATCCAGCAGCGCCTTGTGGCGATCCCGCTTGCCTTGGATCGCCGCGATCTTTTCCGCGAGTTTGCCATCGCCGCGACCGGAGCCGCCGCCATTGCCACCGGCTTTCTCCTCTTGCGCATCGCCCTCATCGAGCCGCTTCATGTAGTCGGCCAGTTTCTCGTCGGCTTCGTTGATGAACTTGGTCAATGCTCCCCGTGTGAAGTTGCGATCCTTGTTGTTCACCGCCTTGATGCGCGTGCCATCGACCGCCAGCAATTCCCGTCCGAACAGATCAAGCTGTCGGCACAGGATGACGAATTCCCGGAATACCTGTTTGAAGGTTGACCGGTTCACGCGGCGGAAATCGGCAATGGTGCGGAAGTCCGGCGTCAGGTGTCGCAGCAGCCAGATGACCTCGATATTGCGATGAGCCTCGGCCTCCAGCCGCCGGCTGGATCGCACGCGGTTGAGGTAGCCGTAAACATACAACTTCAGCAAATCGGCCGGATCATAACCCGGACGCCCGGTCTCCTTGGCAACCACCC
The DNA window shown above is from Lichenihabitans psoromatis and carries:
- a CDS encoding dienelactone hydrolase family protein is translated as MRRGYGNSDGNIADDAGTCKAPEVGRYLDAHGDDLESALRSIAKRPDADMSRVVAIGDSAGGAAVMDLAARPSVRLSAVVNVSGGLGRRLGPFRPDPACSPYDSDLVWNFARFGSTAHMPSLWLYAENDSWFRPGLVGRMRAAFTGSGGNTHLVMLPPFQGDGHTMFFAPGGRQLLLPELDGFLRANGLPTWNEVDFAPLLAHLSPQDRESVEAYLRMPTEKALAVGSESGAYWREGERTIGDARTKALAYCREQTKTECSLAAENFDPVIQRYPEVRTDH
- a CDS encoding IS3 family transposase (programmed frameshift), giving the protein MTKRPRRNHSPAFKAKVALAAVRGEKTLAELAQQFDVHPNQITQWRSQLLDGAAGVFGSEPSAASATPVIDVKTLHAKIGELTLANDFLGRRARQGRTVAERKTMIDRSHDLPVARQARELGISRGSIYYLPRPVPAADLALMRRIDELHLEYPFAGSRMLRDLLAREGITVGRLHVATLMKRMAIEAIYRRPNTSKPAPGHKIYPYLLRKLPVTRPNQVWAMDITYVPMVRGFVYLAAVVDWFSRRVLSWRLSITMQADFCIEAVEEALARFGAPDIFNTDQGSQFTSIDFTKVLLAREIKISMDGKGAWRDNVFVERLWRSVKYEEVYLRAYETVSHARGSIGRYLDFYNGRRPHSSLGRKTPDHAYFNQPLLAAA
- a CDS encoding DUF1993 family protein, which translates into the protein MTSDEYARDWALAQLYFHVTTAYAILRQQGVEIGKADYVPHMFAHIGQGTVPSA
- a CDS encoding peroxiredoxin family protein, which codes for MPMLENDQIFPNLEIPATGGGVLNLPHDLAGSYGVLLMYRGHWCPFCNDQMAAFAGATEALTKEGIKVVAFSVDDEASTQEFIAKHKITFKVGHSANIELIAAATGAYQSHHPVREHFLENTGFVLAPDGTVLNAVYSSRAIGRLVPNDVIRLVAFMRTITR
- a CDS encoding carboxymuconolactone decarboxylase family protein, whose product is MSQRPDYNAIAPDGLKAMGSVHAYIHKCGLDIGIIDLAFLRTSQINGCAYCIDMHSRDLLKNGMDLEKLLLVSVWHEAASLFTEEEKAALAFTESVTRVAETHVSDKDYEAAAAIFSEKQLVDLTLAISLMNAYNRMAISFRVLPAAAAEK
- a CDS encoding type II restriction endonuclease yields the protein MQEGVPETQFGEMVNAGVQLVVPAGLTDKSQKSVQPHLQSLQSFIGDVRLLSVSRESPTLTDQFPVFRRHFGNANWEQVFRRLR
- a CDS encoding EcoRII N-terminal effector-binding domain-containing protein, whose protein sequence is MLEQVRRHGFGGGTSALLDPESTGALTVFAFRPTIAPAVPDYHVWVCRH
- a CDS encoding IS1182 family transposase; its protein translation is MAHLSGTDRAQLLLLPEAVDDYVGPDNPVRFIEAFIDGLDLAAAGFVRVVAKETGRPGYDPADLLKLYVYGYLNRVRSSRRLEAEAHRNIEVIWLLRHLTPDFRTIADFRRVNRSTFKQVFREFVILCRQLDLFGRELLAVDGTRIKAVNNKDRNFTRGALTKFINEADEKLADYMKRLDEGDAQEEKAGGNGGGSGRGDGKLAEKIAAIQGKRDRHKALLDELDKTGEDQISLTDPDARAMARMTKVGVGYNIQLAVDVKHKLIAEQEVSNHVLDMGLLAPTVEAAMDTLGVDKIEAVADRGYFKIEDIEACEKAGITAFVPKPIRGPAVAEGFFSKEQFRYDPGKDIYLCPADQVLSPRHFGKSRDNVKIDYVNRDACKACSLRKRCTRSFRRVSRLENEAVLDRMAARLTDRPDILNQRRESVEHPFGTIKQWMYQGAFLMRRLENVRGEFSLTALAYNIKRAITLVGVAGLIAAVRA